The following proteins are co-located in the Mesorhizobium sp. M1E.F.Ca.ET.045.02.1.1 genome:
- the tssI gene encoding type VI secretion system tip protein TssI/VgrG produces the protein MPNERATVVQTPLGGDLLTFTHLVGRDEISRCFAYTVGFVSKSHDVDPLKMLGGAVSVEGESDPKRWFSGLVSDFKLTRIEDRLAYYEAVVRPWLWFLGNTTDCRIFQNMTAVEIVEKIFSKYGIAKFEKRLQGSYPQREYCVQYDESDLDFVQRLMEHEGIFYFFEHDEGKHTLVLCDAMSKLKPAPGYEKVLYNFEGQGSRRDVEYITEWIPGSSVRPGAYAHTDYDFEKPGADLMAKSAQPFSHKEAAGENYRQPGAHLDVGRGDTIAGVRREELQAVHQRSTAVGTVRGLFSGCKFKLESFPRDDQNQDYLVISADYRLFDPGYRTQNEAYSENFRVVLGVAPTKLPYRPPRITPRPIMRGPQTATVVGPSGEEIFTDKYARVKVQFHWDRLGKKDQNSSCFVRVSQTWAGSGWGFIQIPRIGQEVIVDFIEGDPDLPIITGRVYNAAEMPPYGLPGNATQSGWKSNSSKGGGGYNELMFEDKAGSELVNFQAQKDHHLLIKHDRNKTVQHDQSDRIDHDAKHSVGHNLDEDVGNNKTVKIGVDQTTNIGSNDTETVGANRSLTVMANETIHVVANSTENIDANHSQTVGLVQTVTVGAARVDTVGAAEARTVGASQTNAIGATRSVTVGAAQSHSIGADDSWTVAANQSVDVGANQSFKIGGAHASQIGKGRDAKIAEDDATDVGGSRALKIAKGSLVEVGEDGAIKVGKTLIIEAGDAITITCGSAAIAMKKDGTINISGKDISISGSGKINVKASSDITMKGSEIKQN, from the coding sequence ATGCCGAACGAACGCGCCACGGTTGTGCAGACGCCGCTTGGCGGCGATCTGCTGACCTTCACCCATCTCGTCGGCCGTGACGAGATCAGCCGTTGTTTCGCCTATACGGTCGGCTTCGTCTCGAAGAGCCATGATGTCGACCCGCTGAAGATGCTGGGCGGCGCCGTTTCGGTCGAAGGCGAATCCGACCCGAAGCGCTGGTTCAGCGGACTCGTCTCGGATTTCAAGCTGACCCGCATCGAGGACCGGCTGGCCTATTACGAAGCGGTGGTGAGGCCATGGCTCTGGTTCCTCGGCAACACCACCGATTGCCGCATCTTCCAGAATATGACGGCGGTCGAGATCGTCGAAAAAATCTTCTCCAAATACGGCATCGCGAAATTCGAGAAGCGGCTGCAGGGATCTTATCCTCAGCGCGAATACTGCGTGCAGTATGACGAGAGCGATCTCGATTTCGTGCAGCGCCTGATGGAGCACGAGGGCATCTTCTATTTCTTCGAGCATGACGAGGGCAAGCATACGCTGGTCCTCTGCGATGCGATGAGCAAGCTGAAGCCGGCGCCGGGCTACGAGAAGGTGCTCTATAATTTCGAGGGGCAGGGTTCGCGGCGCGATGTCGAATACATCACCGAATGGATTCCGGGCAGTTCCGTGCGGCCCGGCGCCTATGCCCACACCGACTATGATTTCGAGAAGCCCGGCGCGGACCTGATGGCGAAGTCCGCCCAGCCGTTCAGCCACAAGGAGGCGGCGGGCGAGAACTACCGCCAGCCCGGCGCGCATCTCGATGTCGGGCGGGGCGACACGATCGCGGGGGTTCGCCGCGAGGAACTTCAGGCGGTGCATCAGCGCAGCACGGCGGTGGGAACCGTGCGCGGCCTCTTTTCCGGCTGCAAGTTCAAGCTCGAGAGCTTTCCGCGCGACGACCAGAACCAAGACTATCTGGTGATCAGCGCCGATTACCGGTTGTTCGATCCGGGCTACAGAACCCAGAACGAGGCCTACAGCGAAAATTTCAGGGTCGTGCTGGGCGTGGCGCCTACCAAATTGCCCTACCGGCCGCCGCGCATCACGCCGCGGCCGATCATGCGCGGACCGCAGACGGCGACGGTGGTCGGTCCTTCGGGCGAGGAGATCTTCACCGACAAATATGCGCGGGTGAAGGTGCAGTTCCATTGGGACCGCCTCGGCAAGAAGGACCAGAACTCTTCCTGCTTCGTGCGCGTGTCGCAGACCTGGGCCGGCAGCGGCTGGGGCTTCATCCAGATCCCGCGCATCGGCCAGGAGGTCATCGTCGATTTCATCGAGGGCGACCCGGACCTGCCGATCATCACCGGCCGCGTCTACAACGCCGCCGAGATGCCCCCCTATGGCCTTCCGGGCAACGCCACGCAATCGGGCTGGAAGTCCAACTCCTCGAAGGGCGGCGGCGGTTACAACGAGCTGATGTTCGAGGACAAGGCCGGCTCCGAGCTGGTCAATTTCCAGGCCCAGAAGGACCACCACCTGCTGATCAAGCACGACCGCAACAAGACCGTGCAGCACGACCAGTCCGACCGCATCGACCACGACGCCAAGCACTCCGTCGGCCACAACCTCGACGAGGACGTCGGCAACAACAAGACGGTCAAGATCGGCGTCGACCAGACCACCAATATCGGCAGCAACGACACCGAAACGGTGGGCGCGAACCGCTCGCTGACGGTTATGGCAAACGAGACGATCCACGTCGTCGCGAACTCGACGGAAAACATAGATGCCAACCACTCGCAGACGGTGGGGCTGGTGCAGACGGTGACGGTGGGGGCTGCGCGTGTGGATACGGTGGGGGCGGCTGAAGCGCGAACCGTCGGCGCTTCGCAGACCAACGCGATCGGCGCGACACGATCGGTCACGGTGGGTGCTGCGCAGAGCCATAGCATCGGGGCGGATGACAGTTGGACGGTTGCGGCGAACCAATCGGTCGACGTTGGCGCAAATCAGAGCTTCAAGATTGGTGGAGCGCATGCTTCCCAGATTGGCAAGGGCCGGGACGCCAAGATCGCCGAGGACGATGCGACCGATGTCGGCGGTTCGCGAGCGTTGAAAATAGCCAAAGGCAGTCTGGTGGAGGTGGGCGAGGACGGAGCCATAAAGGTTGGCAAGACCCTGATTATTGAAGCTGGCGATGCTATCACCATCACATGCGGCTCGGCGGCGATCGCGATGAAGAAGGATGGCACGATCAACATCTCCGGTAAGGACATTTCGATCAGTGGGTCGGGCAAGATCAACGTGAAGGCATCGAGCGATATCACCATGAAAGGCTCGGAGATAAAGCAGAACTGA
- the tagH gene encoding type VI secretion system-associated FHA domain protein TagH, which yields MFISLQISNVDKLPPGTATSYAARDRSFEIGRENCDWTLADPDKFISGRHCEVRYQAGGFWLYDISRNGTFINGSSQRMAGPHRLAHGDRVLIGRYVVSVSIDEERPATGHPQIRAGSTQRELPPSTGRPLDFSNEPFFSPAEQRPGQGAPASTSSALQPPPTPASPAGRSAEADRLLRDIAKAAGISADLLQSRDPHEVAAEIGAVLRTTVEQLSLLLKARAAAKVLAKSANRTMIGAENNNPLKFVPGTDDILEIMFAKRRAGYLDATHSVEDAFRDLKTHEFATYAAMQAALSRLLDDLSPEAIARKLPPASFSSKKSQAWDALVATWRTMEEKHENGMLDVFLAYFSEAYAKAGKQK from the coding sequence ATGTTCATCTCTCTCCAGATCAGCAATGTCGACAAGCTGCCCCCGGGCACCGCGACGAGCTACGCCGCCCGCGACCGCAGCTTCGAGATCGGACGCGAGAATTGCGACTGGACGCTCGCCGATCCGGACAAGTTCATTTCCGGACGGCATTGCGAGGTCCGCTACCAAGCGGGCGGATTCTGGCTCTACGACATCTCGCGCAACGGCACCTTCATCAACGGCTCCAGCCAGCGTATGGCCGGCCCGCACCGGCTGGCGCATGGCGATCGAGTGCTGATCGGCCGCTATGTCGTTTCGGTCTCGATCGACGAAGAACGGCCGGCCACCGGCCATCCGCAAATCCGGGCCGGGTCGACGCAACGCGAGCTTCCGCCGTCGACAGGCAGGCCGCTGGACTTCTCCAACGAGCCGTTCTTCAGCCCGGCGGAGCAGCGCCCGGGCCAGGGAGCGCCGGCATCGACGTCCTCGGCGCTGCAGCCGCCCCCGACCCCGGCATCCCCCGCCGGCCGGTCGGCGGAAGCCGACAGACTGTTGCGGGACATCGCGAAAGCGGCCGGCATTTCGGCTGACCTGCTTCAGTCGCGCGATCCGCATGAGGTGGCCGCCGAGATCGGCGCCGTGCTCAGAACCACGGTCGAGCAGTTGTCGCTGCTGCTCAAGGCACGCGCGGCGGCCAAGGTACTGGCCAAGAGCGCGAACCGCACGATGATCGGCGCCGAAAACAACAACCCGCTGAAATTCGTTCCCGGCACCGACGACATACTGGAGATCATGTTCGCCAAACGCCGCGCCGGCTATCTCGACGCCACGCACAGCGTCGAGGACGCTTTCCGGGACCTCAAGACCCACGAATTCGCCACCTACGCCGCCATGCAGGCCGCGCTCTCCAGGCTGCTCGACGACCTGTCGCCCGAGGCGATCGCCAGGAAACTGCCGCCGGCCTCCTTTTCATCCAAGAAAAGCCAGGCATGGGACGCCCTGGTCGCCACCTGGCGAACGATGGAAGAGAAGCACGAAAACGGCATGCTCGACGTCTTCCTGGCCTATTTCAGCGAAGCCTACGCCAAGGCCGGCAAGCAGAAGTAG
- the tssL gene encoding type VI secretion system protein TssL, long form, with protein sequence MSSKDDPSVPADKTVIRAPRPRQRSPAVPENPGGVRQAPTPPRESTVFDPGVGRRMPTGWSSGTVIHQGAAPDAAAPAASVPALQQEMLLDATDGVKYTTANPILAAAAPLLMLFGQLRLMPVERQAPSLAEHIAEAIGTFDREMARAGIAEEDSRIAKFALCETADDLVGNLPWPKDDAWGPHSLVLQFFHTKPTGAGFYEALNKILGSPEGHHDLLELMHACLSLGFEGQYRGRTGQRDTLERVRRDVYDTIRYFRPGEGDDISPHWQGMAATMPKPRARLPLWAIAAAAATLVTAAFFALRVLITDEGDVTAGELLALTPSTPVTIERASVAPIAKPAEAAPPPPAVPDTTQIDRIRAALAKEIAVGGLTVGTKGDFIVVEVNNQLLFASGQAELKDQFQPIAADIATALDAEPGPIRIVGHTDNVKPKKSSQFKSNFDLSVARAKAVQTMMAKELKDPSRIAVDGKGEDEPIADNATPDGRAKNRRVDVMIPKEETL encoded by the coding sequence ATGAGCTCGAAGGACGATCCCTCCGTGCCGGCGGACAAGACGGTCATCCGTGCGCCGCGGCCAAGGCAACGGTCGCCCGCGGTTCCCGAGAACCCGGGCGGCGTTAGGCAAGCTCCGACACCTCCCCGGGAATCGACAGTATTCGATCCCGGCGTCGGCCGGCGAATGCCGACCGGCTGGTCGTCCGGAACCGTGATCCATCAAGGCGCCGCTCCCGATGCGGCGGCGCCTGCGGCATCCGTGCCGGCGCTGCAACAGGAGATGCTGCTCGACGCCACGGACGGCGTGAAATACACCACGGCCAATCCAATTCTCGCCGCGGCGGCGCCCCTGCTGATGCTGTTCGGCCAGTTGCGGCTGATGCCGGTCGAAAGGCAGGCGCCTTCCTTGGCGGAGCATATCGCCGAGGCGATCGGGACGTTCGACCGGGAGATGGCGAGAGCCGGCATTGCCGAGGAGGATAGCAGAATCGCGAAATTCGCCCTTTGCGAGACCGCCGACGATCTCGTCGGCAACCTGCCCTGGCCAAAGGACGACGCCTGGGGCCCGCACAGTCTCGTATTGCAGTTCTTCCATACGAAGCCCACCGGTGCCGGTTTCTACGAGGCGCTGAACAAGATCCTGGGCAGCCCGGAGGGGCATCACGACCTGCTCGAGTTGATGCATGCCTGCCTGTCGCTCGGGTTCGAAGGCCAGTATCGCGGGCGGACCGGCCAACGGGACACACTCGAACGCGTCCGGCGCGACGTCTACGACACGATCCGCTACTTCAGGCCGGGTGAAGGCGACGACATCTCGCCCCACTGGCAAGGCATGGCGGCGACGATGCCAAAGCCAAGGGCGCGGCTGCCGCTGTGGGCCATCGCGGCCGCCGCCGCGACGCTGGTGACGGCGGCGTTCTTCGCATTGCGCGTCCTCATCACCGATGAAGGCGACGTCACCGCCGGCGAATTGCTGGCGCTCACTCCTTCGACACCGGTCACCATCGAGCGCGCCAGCGTCGCGCCAATCGCCAAACCCGCGGAGGCCGCACCGCCGCCGCCTGCTGTTCCCGACACCACCCAGATCGACCGCATCCGCGCAGCTTTAGCCAAGGAGATCGCCGTCGGCGGACTGACGGTCGGCACGAAGGGCGATTTCATCGTCGTGGAGGTCAACAACCAGCTTTTGTTCGCGTCCGGCCAAGCCGAGCTGAAGGACCAGTTTCAGCCCATCGCGGCCGACATTGCCACGGCCCTCGATGCCGAGCCCGGGCCGATCCGGATCGTCGGTCACACCGACAATGTGAAGCCGAAGAAGTCGAGCCAGTTCAAGTCCAACTTCGATCTTTCCGTCGCCCGCGCCAAGGCCGTCCAAACGATGATGGCGAAAGAGCTCAAGGATCCGTCACGGATAGCGGTCGACGGCAAGGGCGAGGACGAACCGATCGCCGACAATGCGACGCCGGACGGCCGCGCGAAAAACCGCCGCGTCGACGTGATGATCCCGAAGGAGGAGACGCTGTGA
- the tssM gene encoding type VI secretion system membrane subunit TssM, translated as MRWVLRIFSLLALAGFSAAVWYAGPLIRFADTRPLEPVWLRATIIGVTVAVLALFYGIRLWQGRKAQKALETAIVHSDDRNDDGQVLEARMSEAIATLKQSSGKRTFLYEIPWYIIIGPPGAGKTTALVNSGLKFPLAGSGSAQPVAGVGGTRSCDWWFTDDALLIDTAGRYTTQESDAKRDKASWLAFLGLLKKYRTSQPINGVILAISLADLVGLDDQQLDAHVTEIRSRLRELHETLKIQFPVYLLFTKADLVAGFMDYFGDFDEARRQKVWGATFQTTDRNKNMTGEAPAEFDALASQLAGGIADRLQDETDPVARIAIFGFPAQFGALRARVVRFVSSLFDPSRSQVNVSLRGLYFSSGTQEGTPIDQVLGAIGRSFGSTSQAHLSGTGKSFFLHDLLAKVIFPEAGWVSFDRAAERRARVARFGGLAVIALAALAALGVLGFSFTANRSLIDSTRQAMAQYRQSADSLLKSTTVTDVDLENVIGPLDQLRNLPAGFETAAQTKPVEESFGLSQRGRLLSASKTAYRQALERSFRSRLLVQAERTIQAKMADPIALYEPLKIYLMLGGKAPKVDDELIVSWMKQDWEENRYPGENNREGRAQLEKHLRAMLTLDDAYDPVFELNQPLVEAAQRSLGRMSLADRASALIKSAVYAARLEDFSVAAKAGPEAQLLFERMDGSELSDLDVPGLYTRAGFNRFYLPQLSRIAQMLVDDQWVLGGGGEQGGIDQDLPKLGPELIDRYGKEFASAWNGALDQLKFKAMLKDKPQYIALSAAASPDSPLDRLFTAIADETALTKDNAASEDNAGTAQQDPAGMAKGLARIGLQIAGGKSQSRAGTSSSATQNAGATVEAQFRPFQALVSGSAGRRPLDALTQNFHDIYQGVKLAADVPAQTERVNANLKLQISTLRANVSRLPKQLARMVNAAADEFEGNVAETSVANLNQTLDETVTRPCEEAVNGHYPFASDSTEEISIADFAKLFAPGGLMDRFFAQNLAPLIDMTGQDWTWKQDARAGRDLAKSTLKAFQSAAEIRSAFFPSGGSAPSISITVTPVSVNSEVDSAVLNIDGQTVESAQAGNAPSTVTWPNGAASASASLSLAPEMPGRESALKFEGPWALKRLLDKATVTGDGGDTEARFVIGGRDVAYKMEIGSGANPFQLPALSAFSCPKAF; from the coding sequence ATGCGCTGGGTGCTCAGGATATTCAGCCTGCTGGCGCTCGCCGGTTTCTCGGCGGCGGTCTGGTATGCCGGGCCGCTGATCCGCTTCGCCGATACAAGGCCCCTCGAGCCTGTCTGGCTCAGGGCGACGATCATTGGCGTGACGGTTGCTGTGCTCGCATTGTTCTACGGCATCCGCCTGTGGCAAGGGCGCAAGGCGCAAAAGGCGCTCGAAACAGCCATCGTGCACAGCGACGACCGGAACGACGATGGACAGGTGCTCGAGGCGCGCATGAGCGAGGCCATCGCGACGCTGAAGCAGTCGAGCGGCAAGCGCACCTTCCTCTATGAGATCCCCTGGTACATCATCATCGGCCCGCCGGGAGCCGGCAAGACGACGGCGCTGGTCAATTCGGGGTTGAAGTTCCCGCTGGCCGGTTCCGGCAGCGCCCAGCCGGTGGCCGGCGTCGGCGGCACGCGGTCCTGCGACTGGTGGTTTACCGACGATGCCTTGCTGATCGATACCGCCGGCCGTTATACGACGCAGGAGTCTGACGCCAAGCGCGACAAGGCAAGCTGGCTCGCCTTCCTGGGACTTTTGAAGAAATACCGCACAAGCCAGCCGATCAACGGCGTGATCCTCGCCATCAGCCTTGCCGATCTCGTCGGCCTCGACGACCAGCAGCTCGACGCGCATGTCACCGAGATAAGGAGCCGCCTGCGCGAGTTGCACGAGACACTGAAGATCCAGTTCCCGGTCTACCTGCTCTTCACCAAGGCGGACCTCGTCGCCGGCTTCATGGACTATTTCGGCGATTTCGATGAAGCCCGTCGGCAGAAAGTGTGGGGCGCGACCTTCCAGACCACCGACCGCAACAAGAACATGACCGGCGAGGCCCCGGCCGAATTCGACGCGCTGGCCAGTCAACTGGCGGGCGGGATCGCCGACCGCCTGCAGGATGAGACCGACCCGGTGGCGCGCATCGCGATCTTCGGCTTTCCGGCGCAGTTCGGGGCACTGAGAGCCCGCGTCGTGCGTTTCGTCAGCAGCTTGTTCGATCCGTCCCGCAGCCAGGTCAATGTCAGCCTGCGCGGGCTTTATTTCTCCTCGGGCACGCAGGAAGGAACGCCCATCGATCAGGTGCTGGGCGCGATCGGCCGCAGTTTCGGCAGCACGTCCCAAGCGCATCTTTCCGGGACCGGCAAGAGCTTCTTCCTGCACGATCTGCTGGCGAAAGTGATCTTTCCGGAGGCAGGCTGGGTCTCCTTCGACAGGGCTGCGGAGCGGCGCGCCAGGGTTGCCAGATTTGGCGGCCTCGCCGTGATCGCGCTGGCGGCTTTGGCGGCGCTCGGTGTGCTTGGTTTCAGCTTCACCGCCAACCGGTCGCTGATCGACTCCACCAGGCAGGCGATGGCGCAATACCGCCAGAGCGCGGATTCCTTGCTCAAGAGCACGACCGTGACCGATGTCGATCTGGAGAACGTCATCGGCCCGCTCGACCAGTTGCGCAACCTCCCGGCCGGATTCGAGACCGCCGCCCAAACGAAGCCGGTCGAGGAGAGTTTCGGGCTCAGCCAGCGAGGGAGACTTCTGTCGGCGTCCAAAACAGCCTACCGGCAGGCGCTGGAGCGAAGCTTCCGCTCCCGGCTCCTGGTTCAGGCGGAGCGGACGATCCAGGCCAAGATGGCCGATCCGATCGCGCTCTACGAGCCGCTGAAGATCTATCTGATGCTGGGCGGCAAGGCGCCTAAGGTCGACGACGAGCTGATCGTCTCCTGGATGAAGCAGGACTGGGAGGAGAACCGCTATCCAGGCGAGAACAACCGCGAGGGCCGCGCGCAGCTCGAAAAGCATCTGCGCGCCATGCTCACGCTCGACGATGCCTATGACCCGGTCTTCGAGCTCAACCAGCCGCTGGTCGAGGCGGCGCAGCGCTCGCTCGGACGCATGAGCCTCGCCGACCGCGCTTCGGCGCTGATCAAGTCGGCGGTCTACGCGGCGAGGCTCGAGGACTTTTCCGTTGCCGCGAAAGCCGGCCCGGAAGCGCAGCTTCTGTTCGAACGCATGGATGGCAGCGAGCTCTCCGACCTTGACGTTCCCGGCCTCTACACCCGGGCCGGCTTCAACCGCTTCTACCTGCCGCAGCTCTCGCGCATCGCGCAGATGCTGGTCGATGACCAATGGGTTCTCGGCGGCGGCGGCGAGCAGGGCGGCATCGACCAGGACCTGCCCAAGCTCGGCCCCGAACTCATCGACCGCTACGGCAAGGAATTCGCTTCCGCCTGGAACGGCGCGCTCGACCAGTTGAAATTCAAGGCGATGCTGAAGGACAAGCCGCAATACATTGCGCTCTCCGCCGCCGCCTCGCCGGACTCGCCGCTGGACCGGCTGTTCACGGCGATCGCCGATGAAACAGCGTTGACGAAGGACAACGCCGCCTCCGAGGACAACGCCGGCACGGCTCAGCAGGATCCGGCCGGCATGGCCAAGGGCCTGGCCCGCATCGGTCTGCAGATCGCCGGCGGCAAGTCGCAGAGCCGCGCCGGCACAAGCTCGTCCGCCACGCAGAACGCCGGCGCCACCGTGGAAGCGCAGTTCAGGCCCTTCCAGGCGCTGGTGAGCGGTTCCGCCGGACGCCGCCCGCTCGATGCGCTGACGCAGAATTTCCATGATATCTACCAGGGCGTGAAGCTTGCCGCGGACGTCCCTGCGCAGACGGAGCGGGTCAACGCGAACCTGAAGCTGCAGATCTCGACGCTGCGCGCCAATGTCTCGCGCCTGCCGAAGCAGCTCGCGCGCATGGTCAATGCGGCCGCGGACGAGTTCGAGGGCAATGTCGCGGAGACCTCGGTGGCCAACCTCAACCAGACGCTCGACGAGACGGTCACACGCCCCTGCGAGGAGGCGGTCAATGGCCACTATCCCTTTGCGAGCGACAGCACGGAGGAAATCTCTATCGCCGATTTCGCCAAGCTGTTCGCGCCGGGCGGCCTGATGGACCGGTTCTTCGCGCAGAACCTTGCGCCGTTGATCGACATGACGGGCCAGGACTGGACCTGGAAGCAGGATGCCCGCGCCGGCCGCGACCTCGCAAAGTCGACCTTGAAGGCGTTCCAGTCGGCGGCGGAGATCCGCAGCGCCTTCTTTCCTTCCGGCGGTTCGGCGCCGTCGATCTCGATCACCGTGACGCCTGTCTCGGTGAACAGCGAGGTCGACAGCGCGGTGCTCAATATCGACGGGCAGACCGTCGAGAGCGCCCAGGCGGGCAACGCGCCGAGCACGGTGACATGGCCGAACGGCGCGGCTTCCGCGTCCGCGAGCCTCAGCCTGGCACCGGAAATGCCGGGCCGCGAGTCCGCCCTCAAATTCGAGGGACCATGGGCATTGAAGCGCCTGCTGGACAAGGCGACCGTCACCGGCGATGGCGGCGACACCGAAGCGCGCTTCGTGATCGGCGGGCGCGACGTGGCCTACAAGATGGAGATCGGGTCGGGGGCCAATCCCTTCCAGCTTCCGGCCTTGTCGGCCTTCAGCTGCCCGAAGGCGTTTTGA
- a CDS encoding protein phosphatase 2C domain-containing protein codes for MSTVALPIESFAVSHKGCVRDHNEDNYLVEPRTGLWVVADGMGGHEAGEVASASIVDHLATIGIASSAPDLRARFEDRLSRANAEIRGIARSRGITIGSTFAALLAMDGRFAGLWAGDSRIYLVRGGTISQISRDHTEVQELLDRGMISAEEALTWPRRNVITHAVGVSDELEIDFQQGELMPGDVFVLNTDGLTAHVADAEIEAAVNSAPPQAACEKLLETVLQRGGTDNVTIVLVRIGGGRNGPLQSDRPGTGTE; via the coding sequence TTGAGCACTGTCGCCCTTCCCATCGAGAGCTTCGCCGTAAGCCACAAGGGTTGCGTGCGCGACCACAATGAGGACAATTATCTCGTCGAGCCGCGAACCGGGCTTTGGGTGGTGGCCGACGGAATGGGTGGCCATGAGGCCGGAGAAGTCGCGTCGGCCAGCATCGTCGACCATCTGGCGACGATCGGCATCGCGAGTTCGGCGCCGGACCTTCGCGCGCGCTTCGAGGACCGGCTGAGCCGCGCCAATGCCGAGATCCGCGGCATAGCGCGATCGCGCGGCATCACCATCGGCTCGACATTCGCCGCCCTTCTGGCGATGGACGGACGGTTCGCGGGCCTGTGGGCCGGCGACAGCCGGATCTATCTGGTCCGCGGCGGCACGATCTCGCAGATTTCGCGGGACCATACCGAGGTCCAGGAGCTTCTCGACCGCGGCATGATCAGCGCCGAAGAAGCGCTCACCTGGCCGCGCCGCAACGTGATCACGCATGCCGTCGGGGTGAGCGATGAGCTCGAGATCGATTTCCAGCAAGGCGAGCTGATGCCCGGCGATGTTTTCGTCCTGAACACCGACGGGCTCACCGCGCATGTCGCCGACGCCGAAATCGAGGCGGCGGTCAACTCCGCGCCGCCGCAGGCGGCATGCGAGAAGCTGCTGGAAACGGTGCTTCAGCGTGGTGGAACGGACAACGTCACCATCGTGCTGGTGAGGATCGGCGGTGGGCGCAACGGACCGCTCCAATCGGATCGGCCCGGAACGGGAACCGAGTGA